TTCCGAACAATGGATCATTGACAATTTTGCACGGCAGTCGGAAAACGTCAGAAACCAGCTTCTCGTCCATAATGTCTTCCGGACGGCCTTGTGCAAACACAGTGTTATTCTGAATTGCTACAAGATGGTGGGCATAGCGGCAGGCTAAATTTAAGTCATGCAAAACCATAACGATTGTACGCTGCTCTCTATGGTTTAGTTCAAAGAGCAGATCGAGAATTTCAATCTGATGTGTCATATCCAAATACGTCGTCGGTTCATCCAGAAGGATGGTTTCAGTCCCTTGAGCAAGCGTCATGGCGATCCAGGCACGCTGTCTTTGCCCACCAGAAAGAGAATCAACACTTCTTTCGGCAAATTCGAGCATGTTGGTCGCGTCAAGGGCATGATAAACTGCCTCTTCGTCTTGTGTTGACCACTGTTTTAGCCAGGACTGGTAAGGGAATCTGCCTTGCTTGACAAGCTGCAGCACAGTCAATCCTTCGGGTGCTACAGGACCTTGAGGCAATATGGCGAGCTCTTTGGCTACTTCTTTAGTTGACCGTTTGGCAATGTCTTTACCGTTTAATAGAATGGACCCTTTTTCAGGTGATAGGAGACGGGCCATTGACCGGAGAAGAGTAGACTTTCCACAGCCGTTACTGCCGATCAATACGGTGATTTCCCCTTTGGGTATGGCTATTTTTAAATCTTTTATCACAGGATTTTTTCCATAAGACAATGTCAGTGATTCTGTTTTGATAGACATGAAATCGCTCCTTAACCATGGTTTTTAAAAAGCAGATAGATAAAATAGGGAGCTCCTATGGCGGCAGTGAAAACGCCTGCGGGCACTTCTAATGGTGAAAACAGTGTCCGGCCGGCCAAATCAGCGAGCAGGACCAGAATAGCACCAATAATACCCGATACTGGAAGCATAGCACCGAAGGAAGAACCGACGAGCCTTCTGGCAATATGCGGTCCGATCAAACCAACAAAACCGATAGCCCCTGTAAAAGCAACGGCAGAACCGGCCAGTCCTGTACTGAGGACGAGCAAGACAAAACGTCCTTTATGAACGGAGTGGCCGAGACTTGTCGCAACTTCATCTCCTAGTTCCTGAATATTAAGCATTCGGCTTAGTAAGAACAGGATGGGCACAAGGATGATAAACCACGGCAAAAGGCTGTTTACATCTTGCCAATTTGTTGCATAAACCGTTCCGGTCAGCCAAATGGTCGCCTGTGAAGCGGCGTAGATCGGGCCAAGTATGATCATAAGGGTAGTGAGTGCCTGTGTAGCTGACATCAGACCCACACCGATTAAAATGAGCCTGACTGGGGATATTCCTCGCTTCCAGGCAAGGATATAAATGACGGCGGCCATAACAAACGCTCCCAGTACGGCGGCCAATGGCAAATAACCGATACTTACTTTCAGATTGTTGCTTTGATTGCTGAACATCGTGATGAAGGTAACGGCTGCAAAACCTGCTCCAGTTGTTATACCGAGCATATCCGGCGATGCCAGCGGGTTGCGTATTACCCCCTGCAGAATCGCTCCTGCAAGGGAAAGGGAGGCTCCGGCAATAACGGCGATCAATATCCTTGGAAGCCTGAACTGCTGGATGACGACATCATTCATACCTGAGCCAGTTCCCGTTAATGACTTGAGGACTTCAAGAGGGGAAATGTACAGTTCCCCGATACCGATGCTGACAGACATGATCGCTGCCATAATAAGAAAAAGAACGATGGATATGATCAAAGCTTTTTTATCAAATAACATGGAATATCTCTTGGACCTAACGGTTAAATACTTGCTCATTTGAAGTTTCCTTTGCGTGCGATATGAATAAAAAAAGGTGTGCCGATTAAGGCGGTCATTACACCAACTGGCACTTCTTCTGGCATGATGATGAATCTGGCGCTAACGTCAGCTGCAATCAAAAGAATTCCGCCAAGAAGTGCCGCATAGGGAATGACCCAACGGTGGTCATTGCCAACAAGATAACGTGCGATATGGGGCACTACAATTCCGACAAAGCTGATAGGACCGGCAACTGCAACTGAACCGCCAGCGAGAAATACGATAAGGACGCCAGCCAGAAGTTTAAATAGGAGCGTGTGCTGTCCAAGGCTTTTGGCAACGTCTTCTCCGAGCAGAAAAATATTCAGCTGTCTGAACATCAGCATGGAACCCGCCCATGCGAGAAGAAGATAGGGCAATACAGGATAGAGCCATTCCAGCTTTCTCCCTTGTATGGACCCGGCGAGCCAGAAAAGCACTTCTTCGAGCGCCTTTTCATTGGCCACGAGCATCCCTTGTGTAAGAGAGGCAAACATAGCAGCGATAACCGCTCCTGCAAGTGTCATTTTAACCGGCGTTAAACCGCTGCGCCCGGCCGATCCCAATATGTACACGGCAAGAGCTGAAACCGCAGCTCCTGCAAAGGCGAGCCAGGTGAATTGCTGAAGGGAACTGATGTTGAAAAATGAAACGGCTATGACGATAAAGAAACCTGCCCCCGCATTCAGCCCGAAAATATCGGTTGAAGCGATCGGGTTCCGAGTGATGGCTTGCAGCATTACACCGGCCAGGGCCAGTGAGATACCTACTGCTGCGCCAATAACTGCCCGCGGCAGCCTTGCGTTTCGAATGATCAAATGTTCATTCGAACCATTAAAATGGGTAAAAGCCTCAAGCACTGTTTTCCAGCTCGTATTGGTATACCCGAGCACTACACTTAAGGCCATACAAGCTGCAAGAAGTACGGCCCCTGCAAAAAGGAAGACCGTCTTGTATTTGGTTGTTTGAATAATTCCGTTCATAATTACCTCAATAATTTGAATTTACATTTATAGTGTAGTAAAGGTGATCCCCCATGTCAATGATTTTGAAAATCATTATCAATTAGTATTGACAGTTGTTTTGGACATCAGGTATGATGCTAATTATAAATGAAAATCATTATCATTTGAAGGGGAGAAAGAAATGAAAGCGTTAAAATCTACATATTCAAAATTAGGAATCATACTTACGATTCTATCGGTCATGCTGTTGGCTGCTTGCGGCGGAACGGGTGAAAAAGAAAAAGCCGGAAGTGAGCCGAAAGGATACAGTGTTAAACATGCGATGGGAACGACAAAAGTTAATAGTGCAAAGCGTGTTGTTGTATTGACGAATGAAGGAACCGAAGCCGTATTGGCAATGGGGGTTAAACCAGTGGGTGCGGTGAAATCATGGCTTGGGAATCCCTGGTACGACCATATTAAAGCTGACATGAAAGGTGTAGAAGTCGTTGGGGATGAAAGCCAGGTTAACCTGGAGAAGATCGCTTCTTTAAAACCGGACCTTATCATCGGGAATAAGATGAGACAGGAAAAAATCTATGATCAGTTGAACAAGATTGCGCCAACCGTCTTTTCGGAAGATCTTCGAGGCAACTGGAAAAACAATTTCAAATTATATTCCAAAGCATTAAATAAAGAAAAAGAAGGAAACAAAGTGATCAGTGATTATGATCAGCGAGTGAAAGAGATCAAAGAAAAAGCGGGTGACAACTTGAACAAAGAGATTTCTGTCGTCCGCTTCATGCCCGGAGTTTCCCGCATCTATCTGACAAATACGTTCTCTGGTGTGGTCTTTGATCAATTAGGCTTCAAACGTCCTAAAGTGGAAAGCAAAGATGATTTTGTGGCTGAAGTGACAAAAGAACAAATCCCGCAAATGGATGGGGATGAACTGTTCTACTTCACGTATGAAGCAGGAGACGGCGGAGCGACAAAACAAGAAAAAGAATGGACGAACGATCCGCTTTGGAAGAACTTAAGCGCTGTGAAAAAAGGACATGTCCACAAGGTGTCTGATGCTATCTGGAATACAGCCGGTGGTGTTAAAGCAGCTAATCTTATGCTCGATGACGTCGAGAAATATCTAGTAAAGTAATAGAAGACATTCAAGTCCGCAATGATTTTAATGCGGGCTTTTCTTTATGTAGAAATGGAAGTATTTATGTTGGCTTTCCCGTTTTGTTTGCGTGCGAGTTTTGTGGATTTACGGTCCGCTTTTGGGAGTTTACGGTCCACTTTTCCAGGTTTACGTGCGAGTTTTCGCAGTTTACGTGCCAAACAAAGCACGTTACATGCCAGACAACGCATCAGCCTCACTAACGTCTCATCAGAAGGCAGTCCAGGCACTTGCGCTTTTCAATAAAATGTCACAATTTTCCTTAAGAAAGGATGTCAATTAGCGTATCATGAAGATATAGATACATCCTAAAACGGCAAGGGAGGTATAAATGGTATGAAAGAAAACGAGCTGGAAAAGGAACTTCAGAAGAAAGAAATTCTTATGAAGGATGAAGACACAGGCTGGTATTACGAAGACCATCTAACTGCCATTGTAAAACGTGCCGAAAAAGAAGGGGCCTTTGATAACCTTAAGGGAAAGGGCAAGCCGTTAGTTTTTGAGGACAATGATCTTACGTACAATCCGGAAAAACAGCTGAATAAAATCTTGAAGGAAAACAACATTCTGCCTAACTGGGTCAAGCTTGGAAAGGAGATTGAACAGTTGAAGGAAGAAGTTAAAACCTATACCGTGGAATATAATATCAAAAGAACAGTGGAAGAAATTAATAAAAAAGTTACAGCTTTTAATTTATCATGCCCGCCTTCTGTACAAAAACGCAAGGTTACGATGGAAGAATTTTTACAATGAGGAAAGCGATATCACGTCATCTACTGCCGGTTATGAGATAACCGGCAGTTTTTTTTGAATATTTTTATAAAAAGATAAAAATAGACGGTTGCTTTATTTTGTCTTATAGTTTACTGCAGAAGGAAAACATCCAGGAGGCAATCTATGCTCTTTTTATCACTGCCGCAATCGTTTTTGCAAATGAATACGATATTTATTTCGATTTTAATTGAGGCACTGCCCTTTGTTGTTCTCGGTGTTTTTATGGCGGGAATCATACAAATCTTTGTTTCGGAGGAATTGGTGGCAAGGGTTATGCCAAAAAATCCAATTCTTGCAGTTTTATTCGCCTCGTTTTTAGGCGCTCTTTTCCCAGCATGTGAATGCGGGATCGTGCCGATTGTCAGGAGATTGGTTTCCAAGGGAGTACCCATCTATGCGGGTATTGCCTTTATGCTGACAGGACCCATTATCAATCCGGTCGTCCTTTTTTCAACCTATGTCGCCTTTGGAAGCAACTGGACCATGCCACTATACCGTGCTGGCGGCGCTGTTGCTGTTTCAGTGGTGGTAGGTCTGATTCTTGCTTTCTTTTATAAAGGGGACGGTTTGAAGATCCGGATCGAACACCATCATTCTCTTAAAAAGCTAACGGTTAAACAAAAGATCGGGGAAACCCTGAATCATGCAGTTGAAGAATTCTTTTCGATGGGTAAATACTTAGTAATCGGCTCACTTATTGCAGCGGCTGTTCAAACGTATGTCAAGACATCTACATTGCTTGCCATCGGCCAGGGACAAGCTTCATCCTCTCTCGTTATGATGGGGCTTGCCTTTGTCTTATCCCTTTGTTCGGAAGCAGATGCGTTTATTGCATCCTCATTCAGAAGTACGTTTTCCACAGGCTCCATCGTTGCGTTTCTTGTATTTGGGCCGATGCTTGATATGAAGAATCTCTTGATGATGCTCGGGACATTTAAGACAAAACTGGTTCTGATCGTTGTTACATCCCTGTCTGTTGTTGTATTTTTATATTCATTGCTGTTCTAAGGAGGTGGCACTATGATTCGAGGATATCTATTGATGGGTTTTACATTTTTGATCATGCAGCTTCATGCGTCAGGCAACATCAGCAAGTACATTAATATGAAGTACTCGTACCTGTCATTCAGTGTCATGTTTGCTTTAGCGCTCCTGACCATTGTACAGTTTCGCAATGCCGTAAAAAATGATGGGAATGATGCCAGCTGCGATTGCTGCGATCACAGCCACTCCGTTGAAGATACATGGTATAAAAAGCTGTTCGTTTATTCGATTTTCGCATTTCCGGTGATTACGGGAATCTTCCTTCCTGTCGCTACGATGGATTCTAATATAGTTAAAGCGAAGGGGTTTCACTTTCCTGTAAATCAGGAATCCAAAGGCGATCCGTATGCCCAGAATCAATTTTTGCGGCCGGATACAAGCGTATATTATGGCAAGGATGCCTATGATAAATTGATGAGAAAAGAGAAAAAGAAGTACTCTAAATACGATACCCTTGCCTTAAATGATACGAATTATCTAAAGGGCATGGAAACCATCTATAATTATCCAGGTGATTTTGATGACAAGAATATTTCATTTAAGGGATTTGTTTATAATGATCCAGATACGAAAAAAAATCAGCTTTTCGTTTTTCGGTTTGGAATCATCCACTGTGTAGCAGACTCTGGGGTATTCGGCATGATGGTTGAGATGCCCAATGGTGTAAAGCTGAAAAATGATGAATGGATTACCGTTAAAGGCAAGATCTCGGAGATTTATTATCAGCCTTTTAAAACCAATATCCCTTATGTGAAAGTGGATTCCTGGTCAAAAACAACTGCACCGAAAGAACAATATGTTTATCGGGGCAATAATTAATCGTAAGAAAGCGCAGACCTGAAAAGGGTCTGCGTTTTTTTCAGCAATCAAGAAGTGATGTATAGCTCCAGCGATGAATGTTTTTTTCAATATGAAACAAGCTATAAGAAAAGAACAGGAGTGATGATGTTGGAAAAGCAGCCGTATTACGTCAATGTAGAAACAGGAGAGGTACATAGCGATAAAACAGCTTCCAGTTTTCAATTTGAGATTGAGGCGACAGCTGAGGAGGCAAGCCGGCTTACAAAACTGTTCAGAGAGTGTGACGAAGCAGCCACTGATACCTTTTTAAGATCTCATGTTCCATACGTTCCTTATCATAATGATGCTGATAACCACCGTTACGATCAGATGTTGAAGGACATATACCAATTCATACATGATCATGGACAGCCATTGACAAAAGAGCATATCGAGTCGATGGGGATTCTTGGCGAACGCCAATAAAGAAAAAGCTGCTCGTAACGCCAGGTTTAGCGTCAGGGAGCAGCTTTTCTTATCACGAGTACACGAAGAAAGCGGTGTAAATGATAATAATTACCGCAATTGAAAAGAAGATAAAAGCCAATAAAACTGGATTGAGGACAACGGTATGCCTTGCGATGGCAGCATTAACATTGCCATCTGCTGCATTTTTGGTCCGTTTGGACTGCAGTACTTTCCATGTCCAGACCAACCCGCCGCCGCATAGAATGAGGCCGGCAGCCATGAGTATCCATAATAACACGTGAGTTCAGCTCCTTGCTTTTGTGGTTGTTTCTAGTCTTTTAAAAGCAGGAGCTGATTATTCATAAGTTACAGATGGAAGGGCTCGTTAAACGGTCAGGGGTTCAAGAGAATAGAGTTTTTCCCTTACCAATGTAAGGACTTTCTCAGCATCCTGCTTGTTATGGACATTGTATTTTTTACTTTCGATGATCAAGACAGGCGTTTTCGTATAATTTTGAATCCAGTCTTTATACTTGCCGTGAAGCGTCTTATAATATTCCAGCAGCTCGGGATGGTTTTCTATCTGTTCATATTCCCGGCCGCGGTTTTTGATCCGGTTTAAGGCAGTATCCAAATCACTGTCCAAATAAATAAGGAGATCTGGACGCTGTTTCGGTGAAGAACTGATTTCATTCATTAGCGTTTCCAGCAGATCCACATACGTTTCAAATTCCAGTTTGGTCATATTTCCCGCTTCATAATTCAGTTCCGCGAAGATCAGGTCTTCGTAAAGACTGCGGTCAAGGACATGGTGCTGATCAGACATAGCCTGCCGAATAGTTTTAAAACGTGTATTTAAAAAGTAAATTTGAAGTGGGAAAGCCCACCGTTCAGGATTTACATAATAGTCAGGCAAAATGGGGTTATCGCCTACACTCTCGTAAAAAACCTGGCTTCCGAGTGATTCACTGATCAGTTCAGCGAAGGTTGTTTTGCCAGTTCCTATCATTCCAGCCATTAAAATCACTAAATAAGCCCCCTGTATGTATCCATTTCTTGTTATGTATATTGATTGTGTCTATATATGGTACTATAAGTGCAAACACCTCCTAAATATATCACTTTTGTGGAAAGCTGAATAGTACATTTCTGGCGGCTGCTTTGCTATTATAATAGAAAGAGTATGTTTTCATCACTGATTAACTGCAAGGAAGGTGTGTATCATGACCATCAAACTAAAAGTATACTCTGATTATACTTGCCCATACTGCTACTTGGCAGAAACAGCAATCAAGCGAGCAGTTGAAGGCAAGGACGTTAAAATGGAATGGAAGCCGTTTGAACTGCACCCTTTTCCTTCAGACCGAAAGGCAATTAAAGAATGGAGTGCAGACTGGGAAACTTCTGTATTGCCCCATGCTAGAGAGTTGGGAAGAACAATTCATACCCCCGATCTTCCAGCGTTACCTTATACCGGCTTAGCTCATCAAGGTTTTATATATGCAAAAGAACAAGGCAAAGATCAATTGTATTCACAGCTCGTCTTTTCT
This genomic stretch from Fictibacillus marinisediminis harbors:
- a CDS encoding TIGR03943 family putative permease subunit, translated to MIRGYLLMGFTFLIMQLHASGNISKYINMKYSYLSFSVMFALALLTIVQFRNAVKNDGNDASCDCCDHSHSVEDTWYKKLFVYSIFAFPVITGIFLPVATMDSNIVKAKGFHFPVNQESKGDPYAQNQFLRPDTSVYYGKDAYDKLMRKEKKKYSKYDTLALNDTNYLKGMETIYNYPGDFDDKNISFKGFVYNDPDTKKNQLFVFRFGIIHCVADSGVFGMMVEMPNGVKLKNDEWITVKGKISEIYYQPFKTNIPYVKVDSWSKTTAPKEQYVYRGNN
- a CDS encoding deoxynucleoside kinase yields the protein MAGMIGTGKTTFAELISESLGSQVFYESVGDNPILPDYYVNPERWAFPLQIYFLNTRFKTIRQAMSDQHHVLDRSLYEDLIFAELNYEAGNMTKLEFETYVDLLETLMNEISSSPKQRPDLLIYLDSDLDTALNRIKNRGREYEQIENHPELLEYYKTLHGKYKDWIQNYTKTPVLIIESKKYNVHNKQDAEKVLTLVREKLYSLEPLTV
- a CDS encoding FecCD family ABC transporter permease, which produces MNGIIQTTKYKTVFLFAGAVLLAACMALSVVLGYTNTSWKTVLEAFTHFNGSNEHLIIRNARLPRAVIGAAVGISLALAGVMLQAITRNPIASTDIFGLNAGAGFFIVIAVSFFNISSLQQFTWLAFAGAAVSALAVYILGSAGRSGLTPVKMTLAGAVIAAMFASLTQGMLVANEKALEEVLFWLAGSIQGRKLEWLYPVLPYLLLAWAGSMLMFRQLNIFLLGEDVAKSLGQHTLLFKLLAGVLIVFLAGGSVAVAGPISFVGIVVPHIARYLVGNDHRWVIPYAALLGGILLIAADVSARFIIMPEEVPVGVMTALIGTPFFIHIARKGNFK
- a CDS encoding permease: MLFLSLPQSFLQMNTIFISILIEALPFVVLGVFMAGIIQIFVSEELVARVMPKNPILAVLFASFLGALFPACECGIVPIVRRLVSKGVPIYAGIAFMLTGPIINPVVLFSTYVAFGSNWTMPLYRAGGAVAVSVVVGLILAFFYKGDGLKIRIEHHHSLKKLTVKQKIGETLNHAVEEFFSMGKYLVIGSLIAAAVQTYVKTSTLLAIGQGQASSSLVMMGLAFVLSLCSEADAFIASSFRSTFSTGSIVAFLVFGPMLDMKNLLMMLGTFKTKLVLIVVTSLSVVVFLYSLLF
- a CDS encoding DsbA family oxidoreductase, which gives rise to MTIKLKVYSDYTCPYCYLAETAIKRAVEGKDVKMEWKPFELHPFPSDRKAIKEWSADWETSVLPHARELGRTIHTPDLPALPYTGLAHQGFIYAKEQGKDQLYSQLVFSAFFEKGKDIEKKDVLAEIAMEAGLDRSGFLNAISSEEFKGKLIIEQREAKENNITAAPTIVIGERVLKGLYPQASIEKAIRCTIRDQKMQFCEGDECQ
- a CDS encoding FecCD family ABC transporter permease; the protein is MSKYLTVRSKRYSMLFDKKALIISIVLFLIMAAIMSVSIGIGELYISPLEVLKSLTGTGSGMNDVVIQQFRLPRILIAVIAGASLSLAGAILQGVIRNPLASPDMLGITTGAGFAAVTFITMFSNQSNNLKVSIGYLPLAAVLGAFVMAAVIYILAWKRGISPVRLILIGVGLMSATQALTTLMIILGPIYAASQATIWLTGTVYATNWQDVNSLLPWFIILVPILFLLSRMLNIQELGDEVATSLGHSVHKGRFVLLVLSTGLAGSAVAFTGAIGFVGLIGPHIARRLVGSSFGAMLPVSGIIGAILVLLADLAGRTLFSPLEVPAGVFTAAIGAPYFIYLLFKNHG
- a CDS encoding hydrolase, with product MEKQPYYVNVETGEVHSDKTASSFQFEIEATAEEASRLTKLFRECDEAATDTFLRSHVPYVPYHNDADNHRYDQMLKDIYQFIHDHGQPLTKEHIESMGILGERQ
- a CDS encoding ABC transporter substrate-binding protein, producing MKALKSTYSKLGIILTILSVMLLAACGGTGEKEKAGSEPKGYSVKHAMGTTKVNSAKRVVVLTNEGTEAVLAMGVKPVGAVKSWLGNPWYDHIKADMKGVEVVGDESQVNLEKIASLKPDLIIGNKMRQEKIYDQLNKIAPTVFSEDLRGNWKNNFKLYSKALNKEKEGNKVISDYDQRVKEIKEKAGDNLNKEISVVRFMPGVSRIYLTNTFSGVVFDQLGFKRPKVESKDDFVAEVTKEQIPQMDGDELFYFTYEAGDGGATKQEKEWTNDPLWKNLSAVKKGHVHKVSDAIWNTAGGVKAANLMLDDVEKYLVK
- a CDS encoding DUF1992 domain-containing protein, encoding MKENELEKELQKKEILMKDEDTGWYYEDHLTAIVKRAEKEGAFDNLKGKGKPLVFEDNDLTYNPEKQLNKILKENNILPNWVKLGKEIEQLKEEVKTYTVEYNIKRTVEEINKKVTAFNLSCPPSVQKRKVTMEEFLQ
- a CDS encoding ABC transporter ATP-binding protein; this encodes MSIKTESLTLSYGKNPVIKDLKIAIPKGEITVLIGSNGCGKSTLLRSMARLLSPEKGSILLNGKDIAKRSTKEVAKELAILPQGPVAPEGLTVLQLVKQGRFPYQSWLKQWSTQDEEAVYHALDATNMLEFAERSVDSLSGGQRQRAWIAMTLAQGTETILLDEPTTYLDMTHQIEILDLLFELNHREQRTIVMVLHDLNLACRYAHHLVAIQNNTVFAQGRPEDIMDEKLVSDVFRLPCKIVNDPLFGTPMCIPYGKGRTAGHGTRSAQYA